In Desulfosalsimonas propionicica, one DNA window encodes the following:
- the murB gene encoding UDP-N-acetylmuramate dehydrogenase: MNLMTPDLKKRLTKRFGSRVQFDAPMDRHTSFRVGGPADALVTPKDRAELMDLLAVIRAAGVPWMVLGGGTNLLVKDRGIRGVVICPGRGFDQIQIRDKGSEKTVVEAGAAVRLSALCRYAIDNNYTGLHFAAGIPGSVGGAILMNAGTRQGAVESVLEGIDLLEPPDRVRSLDRNQLFFGYRRLSWQPAGNGGEQLFIVLSGRFALAPAAGSDPAAEVEAMLSRRWETQPKGFSAGCVFKNPSADMAAGRLIDQAGLRGMAVGGARVSAVHANFIINEKEASATDILELIRLVQKGVAERFRVWLEPEIRIVGE, encoded by the coding sequence ATGAACCTTATGACCCCGGATCTGAAAAAAAGGCTCACCAAAAGGTTCGGCTCAAGGGTGCAATTTGACGCGCCCATGGACCGGCATACCTCGTTTCGGGTGGGAGGACCGGCCGATGCCCTGGTGACCCCGAAAGATCGGGCGGAGCTCATGGATCTGCTGGCCGTTATCCGTGCGGCCGGGGTCCCGTGGATGGTGTTGGGCGGCGGCACCAACCTGCTGGTCAAAGACCGCGGAATCCGGGGGGTGGTGATCTGTCCGGGCAGGGGGTTTGATCAGATCCAAATACGGGATAAAGGTTCGGAAAAGACGGTGGTGGAAGCCGGCGCAGCAGTCCGTTTAAGTGCTCTTTGCCGGTATGCAATTGATAACAATTATACGGGACTGCATTTTGCCGCCGGCATTCCGGGAAGCGTCGGCGGTGCGATTTTAATGAATGCCGGAACCCGTCAGGGGGCTGTGGAGTCGGTTTTGGAGGGCATTGATCTCCTTGAACCGCCCGACCGCGTCCGCAGTCTGGACAGGAATCAGTTGTTTTTCGGATACCGGCGCCTGTCATGGCAGCCGGCCGGGAACGGCGGTGAGCAGCTATTCATCGTGCTTTCCGGGCGGTTCGCCCTGGCCCCGGCAGCCGGAAGCGATCCGGCGGCTGAAGTTGAAGCCATGCTCAGCCGTCGGTGGGAAACCCAGCCAAAAGGGTTTTCGGCCGGATGCGTGTTTAAAAATCCGTCTGCGGACATGGCCGCCGGCCGGCTCATTGACCAGGCCGGGCTCAGGGGGATGGCCGTTGGCGGCGCCCGGGTGTCGGCGGTGCACGCAAATTTCATCATAAATGAGAAGGAAGCCTCCGCAACAGATATCCTGGAACTCATTCGGCTGGTTCAAAAAGGTGTTGCGGAACGATTCCGGGTGTGGCTGGAGCCGGAAATCCGGATTGTGGGGGAATAA
- a CDS encoding cytochrome c3 family protein, with product MSENNERKIAYVIALVCLVVGIVVYAALPSKSSEEPVRVMYESTGENVLFSHMEHTEDYGQDCFACHHEIAYDESKGHDSCGSCHDAESTRVPALGQDGLFDHETHSQYYGLSCTDCHHMYDPDSGSQPQNCNACHMETGDDYMPSLSDSFHQQCIGCHQDFGVGPTTENCNDCHGARKRADAFHDQCTGCHEQAGQGPLRDDCTGCHAY from the coding sequence ATGTCTGAGAATAATGAACGCAAAATCGCCTATGTCATTGCACTGGTCTGCCTTGTTGTCGGCATTGTCGTTTATGCCGCACTGCCGTCGAAATCCTCGGAGGAGCCGGTGCGTGTGATGTATGAATCTACCGGTGAAAATGTATTGTTTTCGCATATGGAGCACACTGAGGATTACGGACAGGACTGTTTTGCCTGCCATCACGAGATTGCCTATGATGAAAGCAAAGGGCATGATTCCTGCGGATCCTGCCATGACGCCGAAAGCACCCGGGTTCCGGCGCTCGGACAAGATGGCCTGTTTGATCACGAGACCCACAGCCAGTACTACGGCCTGTCGTGTACGGACTGCCATCACATGTATGATCCGGACAGCGGGTCTCAGCCTCAGAACTGCAATGCCTGCCACATGGAAACCGGTGACGATTATATGCCGAGCCTCAGCGATTCCTTCCACCAGCAGTGCATTGGATGCCATCAGGATTTCGGTGTGGGACCCACTACGGAAAATTGCAATGACTGTCACGGAGCCCGCAAGCGCGCAGATGCTTTTCACGATCAGTGCACCGGCTGCCATGAGCAGGCGGGGCAGGGGCCCCTCAGAGATGACTGCACGGGCTGTCATGCCTACTAG
- the rsxA gene encoding electron transport complex subunit RsxA — MGDYTVLIISSILINNIVLAQYLGICPFIGTSKKMETATGMAGAVVFVMTLAAIITWTIDTYFLKTLDIEFLRTIAFILVIASLVQFVEMFLKKSIPALYAGLGIFLPLITTNCAVMGVCLINIKEEYNFLQALTSSIAYAIGFGLALVLFAGVRERVILGRVPRPLQDTSIGLVTAGMLALAFIGFRGLV; from the coding sequence ATGGGCGATTATACGGTCCTGATTATCAGCAGCATCCTTATCAACAACATCGTTTTGGCGCAATATCTGGGGATTTGCCCTTTTATCGGCACTTCCAAGAAAATGGAAACCGCCACGGGCATGGCCGGTGCAGTGGTTTTTGTCATGACCCTGGCCGCCATTATTACCTGGACCATTGACACGTACTTTCTCAAAACCCTGGATATTGAATTTTTGCGCACCATTGCATTTATCCTGGTGATTGCATCCCTGGTCCAGTTTGTTGAAATGTTTCTCAAAAAAAGCATTCCCGCCCTGTATGCCGGCCTGGGGATTTTTCTGCCGCTGATCACCACCAACTGCGCGGTAATGGGTGTGTGTCTGATCAATATCAAGGAAGAATACAATTTCCTCCAGGCGCTGACCTCGTCGATTGCCTATGCCATTGGTTTCGGCCTGGCACTTGTTTTATTTGCCGGTGTACGTGAGCGGGTGATTCTCGGCCGGGTTCCCCGGCCCCTGCAGGACACATCCATCGGGCTTGTGACCGCGGGCATGCTGGCGCTGGCTTTTATCGGGTTCCGGGGGCTGGTATAG
- a CDS encoding 4Fe-4S dicluster domain-containing protein: MIKRSFIGITAPRLTYEVIEEAPAEPMTVRPAKRITLLMDAPMEKTSGVLLKSGDAVQKGQRLQLFENNPVPCAISPVAGKIESVEPFLGIMERQMTAVVIALEGSEDQSRDTEFKNVFKSAGLSEADRFLRELPGRPDFSVFTRPDRPVKTIAVMGTEQDLTAVTQQYLIGTNIAGVKTGIDVLRKITGIQNIQLVVYPHMVQVAGSSGAGIKTVDLQYPAGSTDMIRMALKAKQEENTEVAFFTAEAAVAVGAALQTGELPVDKLLTVVRKDGTRQLIKAPVGTHVSDILEAVRQSVEAGDRVVLGGPMTGHAVFSLEQPITTDTDILMIQDHADLPEFSDIPCTNCGSCVRVCPVNIPVNELVRYLDAGEYEQAAENASLFACIDCGLCAYVCESRIPILQFIALAKHAVQRLKAAEEENA, encoded by the coding sequence ATGATCAAGCGCTCATTTATCGGAATTACAGCACCCCGGCTGACCTACGAGGTTATCGAAGAGGCGCCTGCCGAGCCCATGACTGTCAGGCCCGCAAAGCGGATCACCCTTTTGATGGATGCGCCCATGGAAAAAACCAGCGGCGTTTTGCTCAAATCCGGTGACGCCGTACAGAAGGGTCAGCGGCTGCAACTGTTTGAAAACAATCCCGTACCCTGCGCCATCAGTCCTGTGGCCGGAAAAATCGAATCCGTGGAGCCGTTTTTGGGGATTATGGAAAGACAGATGACCGCAGTGGTTATTGCTCTGGAGGGTTCGGAGGATCAAAGCCGGGATACCGAGTTCAAAAATGTTTTCAAATCCGCAGGCCTTTCCGAGGCAGACCGGTTTCTCAGGGAGTTGCCCGGCCGGCCGGATTTCTCCGTTTTTACCCGGCCTGACAGACCGGTTAAAACAATTGCGGTTATGGGGACAGAGCAGGACCTGACGGCGGTTACCCAGCAATATTTGATCGGTACCAACATTGCTGGGGTCAAAACCGGAATTGATGTATTGAGAAAGATTACCGGCATCCAGAATATCCAGCTTGTGGTGTATCCGCACATGGTGCAGGTGGCCGGTTCCTCCGGCGCCGGGATCAAAACGGTGGATTTGCAGTACCCGGCCGGCAGCACGGACATGATCCGCATGGCCCTGAAAGCAAAGCAGGAAGAGAACACCGAGGTGGCCTTTTTTACGGCAGAGGCTGCTGTTGCGGTGGGTGCGGCCCTTCAGACCGGGGAACTGCCGGTGGACAAACTGCTCACTGTTGTAAGAAAAGACGGTACACGCCAGCTGATCAAGGCCCCGGTGGGGACCCATGTTTCCGATATTCTTGAGGCCGTCCGGCAAAGCGTGGAGGCCGGGGATCGGGTGGTTCTCGGTGGTCCCATGACCGGTCATGCGGTTTTTTCCCTGGAGCAGCCGATCACGACGGACACCGACATCCTCATGATTCAGGATCATGCAGACCTTCCGGAATTTTCCGATATTCCCTGCACCAACTGCGGCAGCTGCGTCAGGGTATGTCCCGTTAATATTCCGGTCAACGAACTGGTCCGGTACCTTGATGCCGGTGAATATGAGCAGGCCGCGGAAAACGCAAGCCTGTTTGCCTGTATAGATTGCGGTTTATGCGCTTATGTGTGCGAATCCCGGATACCCATATTACAGTTTATCGCACTGGCCAAACATGCGGTGCAACGCCTGAAAGCAGCGGAGGAAGAGAATGCCTGA
- the ftsZ gene encoding cell division protein FtsZ, producing the protein MDFTYLDNENSAKIKVIGVGGGGGNAVNNMIDSQLNGVKFIVANTDAQALAHAKANTKIQLGEALTEGLGAGADPSVGRNAALESADLLREALSDSHMVFIAAGLGGGTGTGAAPVIAEICKELGALTVAVVTKPFKFEARKRSKQAEEGIAQLKEVADTVITIPNDRLRGLAKKNASLIEMFRMADEILHHSVKGITDLIMHPGLINLDFADVKTIMSKSGMAIMGIGISTGDNRAIEAAEKAISHPLLEDNSISGAKGVLMNITCNSELTMEEAIEASERIYNEIGDDDVEIIWGTAMDDSLEDEMRITVIATGIGSMDESEMHLPKKSVRQLKDVKRGVVRDYTSEDREYEKNLNQPTFWRVKQQKAEEKQAGRDNQKKKAVNSMDDYFDMDMLDVPTFLRRKAD; encoded by the coding sequence ATGGATTTTACCTATCTCGACAATGAAAATTCCGCAAAAATCAAGGTCATCGGCGTCGGCGGCGGCGGGGGCAACGCTGTCAACAACATGATCGATTCCCAGCTAAACGGGGTCAAATTCATCGTGGCCAACACCGATGCCCAGGCGCTGGCCCATGCAAAGGCCAACACAAAGATCCAGCTCGGCGAGGCCCTCACCGAGGGACTCGGCGCCGGGGCCGATCCGTCGGTGGGCCGCAATGCGGCACTGGAGTCCGCAGATCTGCTGCGTGAGGCTTTAAGCGACAGCCACATGGTTTTTATTGCAGCCGGTCTCGGCGGGGGGACCGGAACGGGAGCGGCTCCTGTGATCGCAGAGATCTGCAAGGAACTCGGGGCCCTGACCGTGGCCGTGGTCACCAAACCGTTTAAGTTCGAGGCCAGAAAGCGCAGCAAGCAGGCAGAAGAGGGCATTGCCCAGCTAAAGGAGGTGGCCGACACCGTGATCACCATTCCCAATGACCGGCTTCGGGGCCTGGCCAAGAAAAACGCCAGTCTCATTGAGATGTTCCGGATGGCAGACGAAATCCTGCACCATTCGGTTAAGGGGATTACGGATCTGATCATGCATCCCGGGCTTATCAACCTTGATTTTGCCGATGTCAAGACCATCATGTCCAAGTCCGGCATGGCCATTATGGGCATCGGGATTTCAACGGGGGATAACCGGGCCATTGAAGCCGCTGAAAAGGCCATTTCCCATCCGCTTCTGGAGGACAATTCCATTTCCGGCGCCAAGGGCGTGCTCATGAACATCACCTGCAACTCCGAGCTGACCATGGAAGAGGCCATCGAGGCCTCGGAGCGGATTTACAATGAAATCGGCGATGATGATGTGGAAATCATCTGGGGTACGGCCATGGACGACAGTCTGGAAGATGAGATGCGCATCACCGTAATTGCCACGGGAATCGGAAGCATGGATGAATCAGAGATGCATCTGCCCAAAAAGTCCGTGCGCCAGTTAAAAGATGTCAAACGGGGTGTGGTCCGCGATTATACCTCCGAGGACCGGGAATACGAAAAAAATCTGAATCAGCCAACCTTTTGGCGGGTCAAGCAGCAGAAGGCCGAAGAAAAGCAGGCCGGCCGGGACAACCAGAAAAAAAAGGCGGTCAACAGCATGGATGACTATTTTGACATGGACATGCTTGACGTACCCACGTTTCTGCGGCGCAAGGCCGATTAA
- the rsxE gene encoding electron transport complex subunit RsxE has product MAKTIGQEFVKGLWEEIPPFRLVLGLCPTLAVTKSVENGIGMGVATTFVLVCANMLVSILSGVIPSKIRIACFIIIIATFVTVVELMMQAYAYQLFLNLGIFIPLIVVNCIVLGRSEAFASKNKLVPSLADGLGIGLGYTLSLTVISAVRESLGTGKLMGAQVFPSSFEPFAFMVEAPGAFICLGLLLCIMNIIGRK; this is encoded by the coding sequence ATGGCGAAAACCATCGGGCAGGAATTTGTAAAAGGTTTGTGGGAGGAAATCCCGCCGTTTCGGCTGGTGCTCGGTCTTTGCCCCACACTGGCGGTGACCAAATCGGTTGAAAACGGAATCGGGATGGGCGTGGCAACCACGTTTGTGCTGGTATGTGCCAACATGCTGGTCTCCATTTTAAGCGGCGTGATTCCCTCAAAAATACGGATCGCCTGTTTTATCATCATCATTGCCACGTTTGTGACCGTGGTGGAGCTGATGATGCAGGCCTATGCGTATCAGCTGTTTTTAAACCTCGGGATTTTTATCCCCCTCATTGTGGTCAACTGTATTGTCCTTGGGCGGTCTGAGGCGTTTGCTTCCAAAAATAAGCTGGTGCCGTCCCTTGCCGATGGTCTGGGCATTGGTCTCGGATATACCCTTTCGCTGACTGTGATCAGTGCCGTCCGCGAAAGCCTGGGTACCGGCAAGCTGATGGGCGCCCAGGTGTTTCCGTCGTCCTTTGAACCTTTTGCCTTTATGGTGGAGGCGCCAGGGGCATTTATTTGCCTGGGCTTGTTGTTGTGCATTATGAATATCATAGGCAGGAAATAG
- a CDS encoding RnfABCDGE type electron transport complex subunit D, translating to MPDRKKLTVSYAPFWHDGSRISTKHYHIMAATLLAVIAGLLRYGMPALGVLALSIGSAMAWEYVMNRLTRRPVSIGDGNAALIGLLFGMLLPAVIPWWVVITGTFVGVVIGKQIYGGIGGNPFNPVAVAYAILMISWPIYFDFNAALVDYPFDFTAAYPLVLMKAYGSAGIESFSLTDLLLGRQTGGIGATFGLGLLIGGIYLMIRGFIRWEIAVSFLAGVLVSALCFNLYNPEVYAGPGVHLLTGFTLMGAFFLATEDSSSPVHFIPMLIYGALGGVLTVLIRNQGAHVDGVIYAILIINLVHPLIDKIRPKATGRVMHHA from the coding sequence ATGCCTGATCGAAAGAAGCTGACTGTTTCCTATGCCCCGTTTTGGCATGACGGCAGCAGAATAAGCACCAAGCACTATCATATCATGGCCGCCACCCTGTTGGCTGTGATCGCCGGTTTGCTTCGTTACGGGATGCCCGCCCTCGGGGTTTTGGCCCTGTCGATTGGATCGGCAATGGCCTGGGAATATGTCATGAACCGGTTGACCCGCAGGCCGGTTTCCATCGGGGACGGAAATGCAGCTCTGATCGGCCTGCTTTTTGGGATGCTGCTGCCGGCTGTGATTCCATGGTGGGTTGTGATTACCGGTACCTTTGTGGGTGTGGTGATCGGCAAACAGATTTATGGCGGCATTGGCGGCAATCCATTTAATCCCGTGGCTGTGGCTTATGCCATCCTGATGATTTCCTGGCCCATTTATTTTGATTTCAATGCCGCCCTGGTGGATTACCCGTTTGATTTTACCGCCGCCTATCCGCTTGTGCTCATGAAAGCCTACGGGTCTGCCGGGATTGAGTCATTTTCCCTGACCGACCTGCTTCTCGGGCGGCAAACCGGGGGGATCGGCGCTACTTTCGGCCTGGGCCTGCTCATCGGGGGCATTTACCTGATGATCCGGGGTTTTATTCGCTGGGAAATTGCCGTGTCTTTTCTTGCGGGTGTTTTGGTCTCCGCGCTCTGCTTTAATCTTTACAACCCGGAGGTCTATGCCGGACCCGGTGTTCACCTGCTCACCGGTTTTACCCTGATGGGCGCTTTTTTCCTGGCCACAGAGGACTCTTCCTCACCGGTTCATTTTATTCCCATGCTCATTTACGGAGCCCTGGGCGGGGTGCTCACCGTGCTGATCCGAAATCAGGGTGCCCATGTTGACGGGGTGATCTACGCCATCCTGATCATAAATCTGGTTCATCCGCTTATTGATAAAATCAGACCCAAAGCCACGGGAAGGGTTATGCATCATGCGTGA
- the murC gene encoding UDP-N-acetylmuramate--L-alanine ligase: MYRKKYHIHFVGIGGIGMSGIAELLLNLGYRVSGSDIAESDTTRRLQRLGGKVQVGHGPENIADADVVVTSSAIRTDNAEVQAAMAASVPVIPRAEMLAELMRLKYSVAVAGAHGKTSTTSMLAAVLDAGGLDPTVVIGGKLKSIGSNAVLGAGDFIVAEADESDGSFLKFSPAISVVTNIDLEHLDFYKDLDQIKQVFLQFIDRIPFYGLAVLCLDNEHVQDLMPQIKKRCITYGLSAQADFQAANIVFDGAKTRFSVFHESRHLGDMALNLPGRHNIANALAAIAVGRELEIPFETIRPALENLEGVQRRMEIKADVRGIKIIDDYGHHPTEIKTTLDGVRTSWPERRLVVVFQPHRYTRTRALFDAFARSFYQSDVLLVMPVYSAGEAPLEGVDHNLLCEAISAHGHKRARAAPGLEEAVEMLEKMLEPGDIVLTLGAGNVWQAGEALAARLQAGKEKA, from the coding sequence ATGTATCGGAAAAAATACCATATTCATTTTGTGGGCATCGGCGGCATCGGCATGAGCGGTATTGCCGAACTGCTGCTGAACCTGGGCTACCGCGTATCCGGATCAGATATTGCCGAATCCGACACCACCCGCCGCCTTCAGCGTCTGGGGGGAAAAGTGCAAGTGGGCCATGGTCCGGAAAATATTGCAGACGCCGACGTGGTGGTGACTTCTTCTGCCATCCGGACGGACAATGCCGAGGTGCAGGCGGCCATGGCTGCATCCGTGCCCGTGATTCCCAGGGCAGAGATGCTTGCCGAGCTCATGCGCCTGAAATACAGCGTGGCGGTTGCCGGGGCCCACGGCAAGACGTCTACTACCTCCATGCTGGCCGCGGTCCTGGATGCCGGCGGTCTGGATCCCACTGTGGTCATCGGCGGCAAGCTCAAAAGCATCGGCAGCAACGCCGTGCTCGGGGCGGGTGATTTTATCGTGGCTGAGGCGGATGAAAGCGACGGATCGTTTCTCAAGTTTTCCCCGGCCATTTCGGTTGTAACCAATATTGATTTAGAACACCTTGATTTTTATAAAGATCTGGATCAAATTAAGCAGGTTTTTCTCCAGTTCATCGACCGGATCCCATTTTACGGGCTGGCTGTGCTTTGTCTGGACAACGAGCATGTTCAGGACCTGATGCCGCAGATCAAGAAACGATGTATTACTTACGGGCTTTCGGCCCAGGCGGATTTCCAGGCGGCCAACATCGTTTTTGACGGGGCCAAAACCCGCTTTTCAGTGTTTCACGAAAGCCGTCACCTGGGCGACATGGCCCTGAACCTGCCCGGACGGCACAATATTGCCAACGCTCTGGCCGCCATCGCGGTGGGCCGGGAACTTGAAATACCATTTGAGACCATCCGCCCGGCTCTGGAAAATCTGGAAGGCGTTCAGCGGCGCATGGAGATCAAGGCCGACGTCAGGGGCATCAAGATTATCGACGATTATGGCCACCATCCCACGGAGATTAAAACCACCCTGGATGGCGTGCGCACCAGCTGGCCTGAGCGGCGCCTGGTGGTCGTGTTCCAGCCTCATCGATACACCCGTACCCGGGCATTGTTTGACGCGTTTGCCAGGTCTTTTTACCAGTCAGACGTGCTGCTGGTGATGCCTGTGTATTCCGCAGGAGAGGCGCCCCTCGAGGGGGTGGATCACAATTTGCTATGCGAGGCCATCAGCGCTCACGGCCATAAACGGGCAAGAGCCGCGCCCGGCCTGGAAGAAGCCGTGGAAATGCTGGAAAAAATGCTTGAACCCGGCGATATCGTTTTGACCCTGGGAGCCGGCAACGTCTGGCAGGCGGGCGAAGCCCTGGCTGCCCGGCTTCAGGCCGGCAAAGAGAAAGCCTAG
- the rnfG gene encoding RnfABCDGE type electron transport complex subunit G, with product MRDMIKMVVVLVVLSSLSGGVLGALKNATEERIDNQVLKFVKGPAIENILKDAGNDPVADRFSLTVGEEEKNFFVGIYDGNPRAVAFETFASGFGGDMGVMVAVDVETDEIIGISVTTHNETPGIGATIETNADFKKQFNGKPIIGDHNVKDDGGEITAMSGATVTSKAACKAVSRAGDIYEQLKSRIRDQVKNFTG from the coding sequence ATGCGTGATATGATTAAAATGGTTGTTGTCCTGGTTGTGCTAAGCAGCCTTTCAGGAGGGGTGCTCGGGGCTTTGAAAAATGCGACCGAGGAGCGAATCGACAATCAGGTTTTGAAATTTGTCAAAGGTCCGGCCATTGAAAACATCCTCAAGGATGCCGGAAACGACCCGGTGGCAGACCGCTTCTCGCTTACGGTGGGAGAAGAAGAGAAAAATTTCTTTGTGGGTATCTATGACGGCAATCCCAGGGCTGTTGCCTTTGAGACTTTCGCCAGCGGGTTTGGCGGGGATATGGGGGTGATGGTTGCCGTTGACGTTGAAACCGATGAAATTATAGGGATCAGCGTCACAACCCACAATGAAACCCCCGGCATCGGTGCGACCATTGAGACAAACGCGGACTTCAAGAAACAGTTCAACGGCAAACCCATCATCGGCGATCACAATGTCAAAGATGACGGGGGTGAGATTACGGCCATGTCTGGTGCAACGGTTACCTCAAAGGCAGCCTGCAAGGCGGTGAGCAGGGCCGGTGACATATACGAGCAGCTCAAATCCCGAATCAGAGACCAGGTGAAAAACTTTACCGGCTAG
- the ftsA gene encoding cell division protein FtsA, whose amino-acid sequence MKEEEELVVGLDIGTTKICAVVAEVSGGKVNIIGIGTHASIGLRKGVVVNIDSTVDSIKKAVQDAELMAGCEISSVYAGIAGGHITGFNSHGVIAIKGNEITQADVNRVIEAARAVAIPMDREVIHVLPQEFIIDGEAGIQNPVGMAGVRLEARIHIVTGAVTSAQNIVKCANQAGLDVCDIILEPIASCESVLNPEEREVGTGLIDLGGGTTDLAVFSGNTIRHTFVLSLGGNNMTNDISVGLRVPMAEAERVKKEHGTCVADKIKSDETIDLPNVGGRQGRKLPRQILAEILEPRVEEIFALIRREIHRADMKEEIASGIVLTGGASLLDGIGEIAESVFEVPVRLGAPHGISGLVDVVNNPMYATGVGLVLYGAKDEERKKFRIRDTNIFHRIMNRMKRWFKEVL is encoded by the coding sequence TTGAAGGAAGAAGAAGAGCTCGTCGTGGGGCTGGATATCGGCACGACCAAGATTTGTGCGGTGGTGGCCGAGGTTTCCGGCGGCAAGGTCAACATCATCGGTATCGGCACCCATGCGTCCATCGGTTTGCGCAAAGGTGTGGTGGTCAATATCGACTCCACGGTGGATTCGATAAAAAAGGCTGTCCAGGATGCCGAACTCATGGCGGGCTGCGAGATTTCATCGGTTTATGCCGGCATTGCCGGCGGCCATATCACAGGTTTTAACAGCCACGGGGTCATTGCCATAAAGGGCAACGAGATCACCCAGGCCGATGTCAACCGTGTGATCGAGGCGGCCCGTGCCGTGGCCATCCCCATGGACCGGGAGGTCATTCACGTGCTTCCCCAGGAGTTTATCATTGACGGCGAGGCCGGAATCCAGAACCCCGTGGGCATGGCCGGTGTGCGCCTGGAGGCAAGGATTCATATTGTCACGGGCGCTGTGACCTCGGCCCAAAACATTGTCAAATGCGCAAATCAGGCGGGTCTCGATGTTTGCGATATCATCCTCGAGCCCATTGCCTCGTGTGAATCCGTACTAAATCCTGAGGAACGGGAGGTGGGGACCGGATTAATCGATTTGGGGGGCGGCACAACGGATCTGGCTGTTTTTTCCGGCAACACCATCCGGCATACTTTTGTCCTGTCCCTTGGCGGAAACAACATGACCAATGATATTTCCGTTGGGCTTCGGGTGCCCATGGCCGAAGCCGAGCGCGTCAAAAAGGAACATGGCACCTGTGTGGCCGACAAGATAAAAAGCGACGAAACCATTGATCTGCCCAATGTCGGCGGCCGGCAGGGACGCAAACTGCCCCGGCAGATCCTGGCCGAGATTCTGGAGCCCCGGGTGGAGGAAATTTTTGCCCTGATCCGCAGAGAAATCCACCGGGCGGACATGAAGGAGGAAATCGCCTCGGGTATCGTGCTCACCGGAGGCGCATCGCTTCTCGACGGCATTGGTGAAATTGCCGAGTCGGTTTTTGAGGTCCCGGTGCGCCTGGGGGCCCCGCATGGCATCAGCGGGCTTGTGGATGTGGTCAACAATCCCATGTATGCCACAGGTGTGGGGCTGGTGCTTTACGGGGCCAAGGACGAGGAACGGAAAAAATTCCGCATCCGGGATACCAATATTTTCCACCGGATCATGAACCGGATGAAGCGGTGGTTCAAAGAGGTGCTTTAG
- a CDS encoding cell division protein FtsQ/DivIB, protein MAGKKTVQPGIRENRYKKARARSAPEGSSWLWTLFRVLSGAVAIIAMSLVFVFGYDWATQSDYFGAETVEVHGIRRLSEQQVREAAGIENGVNIFSVNLSTARRRLMALDWVAGAEVRRQFPESIIIRIREHEPVARIDLGRIFMINPKAEIFREVGEGAFSDLPIIKGVNYADWQGLEVRRTPVVSSVMAVLGLDRKGHSVFNTRSIEQIRVDRDLGLVLQIRDLPIKQIRLGYGHYGQKLRRLEKVLVYLEKKEPPVELEKMDLGNPERIVARPAADKQSQTIRQKEA, encoded by the coding sequence ATGGCCGGTAAAAAGACCGTTCAGCCGGGAATTCGGGAAAATCGATACAAAAAGGCACGGGCACGTTCAGCACCCGAGGGGAGCAGCTGGCTTTGGACCCTGTTTCGGGTTTTGAGCGGGGCCGTTGCCATTATTGCCATGAGCCTGGTTTTTGTCTTTGGTTATGACTGGGCCACCCAGAGCGATTATTTTGGGGCCGAAACCGTCGAGGTGCACGGCATTCGGCGCCTTTCTGAGCAACAGGTAAGGGAGGCCGCCGGCATTGAAAACGGGGTTAATATTTTTTCCGTGAACCTGAGCACTGCGCGCCGCAGGCTCATGGCCCTGGACTGGGTTGCGGGGGCAGAGGTCAGAAGGCAGTTTCCGGAATCCATTATCATCCGGATTCGGGAACACGAGCCAGTGGCGCGCATTGACCTGGGCAGGATATTTATGATCAACCCAAAAGCCGAAATTTTCAGGGAGGTCGGCGAAGGGGCGTTTTCGGATCTCCCAATCATAAAAGGTGTCAATTACGCGGATTGGCAGGGCCTTGAGGTGCGCCGGACGCCGGTTGTCTCGTCGGTCATGGCCGTATTGGGGCTGGACCGGAAAGGCCACAGTGTTTTTAACACCCGGAGCATAGAGCAGATCCGGGTGGACCGGGATCTGGGCTTGGTGCTGCAGATCCGGGATCTGCCAATAAAGCAGATCCGGCTGGGTTACGGCCATTACGGACAGAAGCTCAGACGGCTTGAAAAGGTGCTTGTTTACCTTGAAAAAAAGGAGCCGCCCGTTGAATTGGAAAAAATGGACTTGGGCAACCCGGAACGCATTGTGGCCAGGCCCGCTGCGGATAAACAAAGCCAAACCATACGGCAGAAGGAGGCATAA